AGGGCCTGGGGCGGTATGAGGTCGGGCAGCACGCCCACGGAGGTGGAGATGAGAGGCCTGCCGCAGGCCATGATCTCCATGGGCGCGCGGGCGATGGTCTCGGAAAAGAGGGAGGCGCACACGCCCACGTCCAGGGCCGAGAGGCAGGCGGCCACATCGTCGCGCGGCCCGGTGACGCGCACGCCGTCCTCGATCCCCGCCTCGCGGCACCAGGCCATGACCTGCTCCGTGGAGAGGGTGGTGGGGAAGCCGACGAGGAAGAGGCGCGCGCGGTGCATGCCGTCGCGCTGCCTGAGCCTGCCCATGGCGGCGATCAGCTCGCGCTGGCCCTTGACCTCGTCGAAGCGGCCCACGATGCCCACGACCTGGTCGTCCGGCGTGAAGCCGAACTCCGCGCGCACCCGCTCGCGGCCCGCAGCGTCGAAGCGGAAGCAGTCCGTGTCCACGCCGCCGAGGATGGTCCAGACCTTGGAGCGGGGCAGGCCCATCTCGCGCACGAAGTGGCGCGCCATGCGGCTGTTGGTGGCGATCACGGCGTCGGCCGCGTCGCGGTGCAGCCACGTGTTGGGCAGGTTGGCCTTGGGCAGGCGCTGGTCGCCGCGCGTGCGCACGAGCCTGAAGGCGCGCGTGCGCAGCTTGAGGATCGCCCAGAGCAGGAAGGACTCGCCGCGGTGGCAGTCCACCACGTCGGGCCTGAAGTCGCTGACGAGCGCCGCGATGTCGCGGTAGAGCGCGGCCATGCGCAGGGGGTTCTGGGTGTTCAGCTCCATGGGGACCGGGGCGAGCCCCCACCTCTCGGCCACGCCGAAGCTCTCGGTGCCGGGCAGGCCCACGACCAGCGCCTCGTGCCCGGCCTCGCGCATGAGGCGGGCCAGGAAGAAGGCGTACCAGGCCGTGGCGTTGAAGAAGCGGACGTTGACCACCTGTATGGCGCGCATGGCGCGCACTATGGCGGTATCGGCGGCAAATGGCAACGCCCGGCGCGAAACGGCCGGAAGGTCGTGCGCGGGAGGCTAGAACAGCCAGCCGACGACGTACTTCGCGGCGGTGTAGACGATGACCGCGGCCAGCCCCCACTTGATGGCCCTGGCAGGGACGAATTTCTGGCAGCGCGCGCCGAGGTACATGCCGAGCATGCCGCCCGCGCCGAAGAGAAGACCCAGCGACCAGTCCGGGGCCACGGACATGTGCGGATAGAAGGGGGCGATGGCCTGGTAGAAGGCCACGCCGAAGACCGAGGTCACGAAGGTGCCCATGAGCGCGGCCCCGGCCACGGTGTAGATGGGCAGGCCGAAGACCGAGACGAAGAAGGGGGCGATGATGGAGCCGCCGCCGATGCCGTAGACCCCGCCGACCACGCCGACCACGAGGCTCAGGAGGAAGATGCCGGGCGAGGAGACGGTGAAGCGCTCGCCGTAGAACTCGTAGGAGACGTGGCGCAGGTTCCAGGCGAGGACCCGGGTCGTGGGCAGGGGCTCGCAGGTCTCCTTCGCACGCTTCCTGTGCGCGGCCACGAGCTCCTGGAAGCGCTTCTCGGCCGCGGCCTTGTCGCCCTTCCTGCACGTCAGGTCGCGGACCATGCGCAGGCCGATGTAGAGCAGCACGAGTCCCGCGAACATCTTGAAGTTGCGCGGGTCCGGCAGCCAGCGAACGCGGGCGATGGCGCCCAGGAAGACCCCGGGCAGGGTGCCGACGATGACCACCCAGGTCAGCGGCCAGACCATGCGGCCCTCGCGGATGTAGCGGTAGACCCCGGACGGGATGGCCACGATGTTGAAGAGCTGGTTCGTGGCGCTCACGGACGGGTTCGTGTATCCGAGGAAGGACATCTGGAAGGGCAGCAGCAGGAAGGCGCCCGAGATGCCGCCCATGGACGTGAAGAACGAGATGCAGAAGGCCACCAGGGGCGGGACCCAGGGCGCTACGTCTATGCCCGCGACGGCGAAGTGCATGGCGGCCTCCCTCCGGCAAGCGGGGCGGGACCGGCCTGCCCGGGCCCTCGGCTTGCCTTGTGTCACGGAAATATGTATTTCCGTGGCAGTGAAAAAATAGCGCTTCACGGATGATTTGTCACGGGGAATCTGCACGGTCGGCCGCAGGGCGGAACGGCCGGCAAAACGCCCCGAAGGAGACGGCATGGCCCGCAGGGCGGCAGGTAAGAGGACGAAGACGGCCGGGGCGGCCAAGGCTTCGGCCAAGGCTTCGGGAAAGACGCCCGGGACCGCGCGGCGCGGCCGGAATGTGCTGACCGCGCAGGCCGCGCAGACGCAGCGTCACCTGGACACGGTGGGCCTCGCGGCGCTGGAGCAGTCGTTCCGCGCCTGGGCCGCGGCCTCGAACCGGCCGGACGTGGCGCTCTCCAGGCGCCGCATGCTCTGCGTCTTCCTGCTCCTGCGCGCGAGCGGGGCGCGGCTGGGCGAGGTGCTCGGGCTCGACGAGCGCGCGGACGTGGACTGCGCCACGGGCGCGGTGCGCTTTGCCGGGCGCGAGGTGCAGCTCTCGGCCGAGGTCTGCGCCGAGGTCGCCGCGCTCATGGAGCACCCCGGCTCGGCCCCGCTCGCCGGACGCCTCTTCTCCCTGGACCAGGGCCAGGTGCGGCGCACCTTCGCCCAGCGCGCGGCCGCGGCCGGGCTGCCGCGCGAGCTCTCGAGCCCCACGGTGCTGCGCCGCTCGCGCGCCGTGGAGATGCTCGGCGGCGGGGTGCCGCTGTCCGTGGTGCAGAAGACGCTCGGCCAGTCCAGCCCGAGCCTCACGGCCGCCTGGCACGGCTACTCCGAGGACGACGCGCGGCGCCTGGTGGCGCGCTTCATGGAGCGTGAACGCCGCCGCACCTCCGCGCGCAACGCCTTCTTCGGCCGCATCACGGGCATCAGAACGGGCGAGGTCCAGGCCCTGGTGGAGGTGGAGGCCGTGGGCGGGCAGCGGCTGCGCTCCATGATCACCGTGGGCAGCGTGGCCTCGCTGGGGCTTCACGAGGGCGCCATGGTCACGGCCGAGATCAAGGCGCCCTGGGTGCTCATCGCCCCGGCGGAGCAGGACGGCGCGCCCGGCCCCGCGGCCGAGTCCGGCGCCGCGGCCGGGCCCGGCGAACCGGCGGCCATGAGCGCGGAGAACCGCTACCTGGGCGTGGTGCGCGAGGTGCACCGGGGCAGCGTGACCACCGAGGTGGTCACCGAGCTTGCCGACGGCACGGCCGTGTGCGCCGTGGTCACCACGGCCAGCGCGGACGGCCTTTCCCTCGTGCCGGGCCGCAGGGCCTGGGTCTTCTGGAGCGCGTTCGCGGTCATCCTGAACGTGGAGCAGGGGAGCGGCCCGCTCTTTCCGTAGCGCACGCGGCCTTCGCGGGAGGGGGAGGGAGCGCCCGCCGCGCCTTGCCCCATGCCGCCGCATGGCGTATAGCCGGGCCATGCATGATCTTTTCATCCGCACAGCCATGAGGGCCGCGGGGGGGCGGGCATGAAGACCTGCCCCAAATGCGGCGAGAACGCATCCGACCAGGCGCGCTTCTGCCCGTCCTGCGGGACGAAGCTGGACGGCGCGCAGCGCGACGACACGGCCTCGAGCGGCCGCTTCGGCGCCTTCTCCGCGAACGGTTCCAGCGATGGGCCCGACGGCGGACCCGACGAAGACCCCTGGGCGCACCTGAAGGCCAGGCGCGCGGCCGAGGAGGCCGCGAGCGGCGACCGTCCGCCCGCGGGCGCGGCCTACGCGGACTTCCCGCGCAGGCTGCTGGCCTTCGTGGTGGACCAGCTCCTGCTCGGCGGCTGCTCGTGGATCGTGGGGATGGTCATCGGCCTGCTCATGAACGTGACCATCGGCAAGAACGGCCAGCCGCCCGAGGCCTTCGAGGACATGTTCCTGATCATCGGCGTCTCGCTCTCCTGGGGCTACTACGCGCTCTTCGAGTCCTCGCCCTGGCAGGCCACGCCGGGCAAGCGCCTGCTGAACCTCTTTGTCACCGACCTCTCGGGCCGCCGCCTCGGCTTCGGCCGCGCCTCGGCCCGCTTCTTCGGCAAGTTCGTCTCGGGCTTCATCTTCCTGCTCGGCTACATCATGGCCGCCTTCACCCGCCGCCGCCAGGCCCTGCACGACATGATCGCGGGCACCCTGGTGCTGCGCAAGGAATAGCCTCCCCCCTCCGGGAATGCGGCCGTCCCCGTCGAAGAACCGAAACCCCAGGCCGTTCCGAAAGTCCCAGATGCAAGGCGCAAGAAAAGTTCAAGCCCGAAGCGTATTTTGACATACGCGAGGGTTTGAACTTTTCGCGGCAACGCAGCAGATGGGGCTTTCGGGACGGCCTGGTCAGTCTTCGCGCAGGGCTTCGACGAGATTCATGCGCGCGGCGCGCACGGAGGGGATGATGCCGCCCACGAGCCCCATGACCAGGGAGAAGCCGATGGACTCGGCCGCGATGGCCGGGGTCAGGGTGAAGCGGAAGGCGAGCTCCGCGAAGGTCTGGAAGTTGGTCGTGGAGACGCTGACCGAGAGGAGCAGCGAGGCCGCGCCCAGGCCGATGAGCCCGCCGAGCCCCCCGAGCAGCAGCGACTCCATGAGGAAGGCCGCGAGGATGGCCCCGCGCGAGAAGCCGAGCGCGCGCAGCGTGCCGATCTCCGCCGTGCGGCCCGCCACGGCCGAGAACATGGTGATCATGGCCCCCACCACCGCGCCCACCGAGAAGATCACGGTCAGCGAGAGGCCGAGGATGCGCAGGAACTTGGCCAGCATCTCGGACTGCTTGGCGTAGAAGGCGGGCTCGCGCTCGAGCTGCACGGTCAGGCGCGGGTCGTGCTCCACGCGCTCCTTGAGCCGCGAGAAGAGGCTCGGGTCGCGCAGGCGCAGGAGCACCGAGGAGTAGGACTGCCGCCTGAAGGCCTGCATGAACTGCCTGCCGTCCCCCCAGATCTCCGAGGAGAATCCCGTGTTCCCGGCGTCGAACACGCCGACCACCCGCCAGGTGCGCGCGGCGAACGAGAGCGAGGCGCCGAGGTTCACGCCCGAGAAGTCGCGCACCACGCTCTGGCCGACCATGATCTCCGTGGAGCCGGGCTGCGGCGGGCGGCCGAGGACCACGCGCACCTGGGGGCGCAGCGCCAGGGAGTCCGTGTCCATACCGCGCAGGACCACGTTGGAGCGCGTGCCCGAGCGCTTGGACAGGACCATGAGCACCACCACCTCCTTGGCGGCCATGGGCTGCCCCGCGCCGTTCAAGGCAACCTCGGGCTCGGTGGTCAGGATGTCGGCCTCGGCGCGCTCCACGCTGCTCTGCACCTCGGTGTCCGCGGACTTGCGGATGGCCACGGCGTTGTCCGGCGAGCCGGTGGAGACGAGCGTCTTCTCCAGCCCCTCGGTGAGCATGAGCACCGAGGCGAAGACGAAGACCACGAGCCCCATGCCCAGGGCGGTGAGCGCCGTGGTCATCTTGCGCGTGGCCAGGTTGCGCAGGCTGTAGAAGAAGAGCAGGGACATCCGGCGGATTTCCTCAGCCTACCCGGCGCAGGGCGTGCGCCACGGGGATGCGGGCCGCCGAGACGGCGGGGAAGATGCCCGCCAGGAAGCCGACCGCGGCGCTCAGCCCCGCGTCGAGCAGGATGGTGGTCTCGGAGACGTTGAAGATGGGAAAGTACTGCCCGAGCGCGGAGCGGAAGAAGTCGGCCAGGGGGAAGGTGAGGGCGAGGCCTATGCCCCCGCCCACGCAGGAGATGACCAGCGACTCCCCGACGATGACCAGCGCCACCGTGGCCCCGGAGAAGCCGAGCGTCTTGAACACGGCCCACTCGGCGCTGCGCTCGCGCACGCTCATGGCCATGGTGTTGGCGCAGACCACGAGGATGATGACGATGATGATCACGCTGACCAGGCGGATGGCGGTGATGATGGCCTCGCTCATGGAGACGAAGCCGAGCTGGAAGGCCTTTTCCGTCTCGGTCAGGGTCTCGGCCGAGGAGTTGGCGAAGAGCGCGTCGATGTCCTGGGCCACGCGCGCCGCGTCCTCCGGCCGCTTGACCCCGACCATGTAGAAGCCCACCTGGTCCGCCCGGCTCGGCGTGGTGCGCTTCATGGTCTCGTTCAGGTAGTCCCAGTGGAAGAGGAAGTTCGTCTCGTCCGCGGTCTGGTCGCGGCCGTGGTAGATGCCGCGGATGGTGAACTCCCAGTTGCCCGGGTAGATGGTGCCGATGAGCACCACGGTCTGCCCCACCTTCCAGCCGAAGCGGTCCGCGAGCTTTTTCCCCACGAGCGCGCCCTTGCGGTCGCGCAGGAAGGCGCGCTTCTGCGCCTGTGGCACCACGAATTCCGGGTAGAGCTTGAGATAGCTCTCGGCCTGCACCGCGAAGTTGCCGAAGAAGTTCTTCTGGTCCACGTAGTAGGCGCCGAACCAGTTGCCGTAGGACACGGTCTTCACGCCTTCCACGCCCGCGATGCGCGACTCGTAGGACAGGGGCAGGGGGAAGATGAGGGAGATGGCGTTGCGCGTCACCAGGCGCGTGGACGAGGAGGCGGCCACGCCCGCGTACCACGCGTCGATGACCGTGCGCAGCGAGCCGAAGGCGAGCACGGCCACGACCATGCCGCAGATCGTGAGCGCTGTCCGCAGGGGGTGGCGGAAGGCGTTCCTAAAGAGGATCTTGAGGAGCACTGCCCAGGCTTCCCTTGTCCAGGTAGAGCATGGTCCCGGCGCGTGCCGCTGCGTGCGGGTCGTGCGTGACCATGACGATGGTCTTGCCGAAATCCCGGTTCATGCGCTCCATGAGGTCCAGCACGTCCTCGGCGGACTTGCGGTCCAGGTCGCCCGTGGGCTCGTCCGCCACCAGCAGGAGCGGGTCCGAGACCAGGGCGCGGGCGATGGAGACGCGCTGCTGCTGGCCGCCGGAGAGCTGCTTGGGGTAGTGGCCCAGGCGGTCCGAAAGGCTCACCAGGGAGAGGGCAGCGGCCGCGTGCTCGCGCCGTTCGGCGCGCGAGAGCCCGGTGAGCAGCAGGGGCAGCTCCACGTTCTCGAGCGCCGTGAGCACCGGGATGAGGTTGTAGAACTGGAAGACGAAGCCCACGCTCTGCGAGCGCCAGCGGGCGAGCTCCGCCTCGGTCAGGTCCGAGACCTCGAGCCCGTCCACGATGATGCTGCCCGCATCCGGCTTGTCCAGCCCGGCGATGAGGTTCAGCAGCGTGGACTTGCCCGAGCCGGAGGGCCCCATGAGCGAGAGGAACTCGCCCCGGCCGATGGAAAAGGTGATGTCCTCGAGCACGGTCTCGGAGACGTCGCCCCGGCGGTAGGACTTGGACACGCCCTCGACCACCACCAGCGGCTCCTGCAGGCCGTCCGGGTGGGCGGAGAGGTGGTCCTGCGCCGAAAGGCCGGATGCGTTCGTCTCGTCCGCGGTCATGGCGCGCCTACTCGCTGACCTTGATCTTCGCGCCGTCGGAAAGCCCCTCGGGCGGGGCCACGATGACGCGCTGCCCGTTCGTGAGGCCGGAGACGATCTCCGTGAGGTCGCCGAAGGCGCGGCCCGTGGTCACGCTCGTAAGGCGCGCCTTGCCCTGCTCGGCCAGGAAGAGGCTCGCGGTGTCCGCGGGGGCGCCTTCCTTGTGCGGCAGCAGCGCGGAGGTGGGCACGGCCAGCACGGCCTTGGCCTCGTCCGGGGGGATGGGGTGCGCGAGGAAGGCCGCCTTGGCGCTCATCTCCGGCAGGATGCGCGGGTCGAGATGGTCGAAGGCCACCTTGACCATGACCGAGGCCTTGGAGCGGTCGGCCGTGGGCACGATCATGTGCACGTGGCCGTCGAAGCGCTCGCCCGGCAGGGCGTCGAGCTGCACCACGCAGGGCTGGCCCGTGCGCACCTGGGAGATGTTCGACTCCGAGACGTCGGCCTCCACCTGCAGCGAGGACATGTCCGCGATGGTCACCACCGAAGCCTTGGCGTTGGCCGCGGCGCCCAGCGGGGTGACGATGTCGCCCACGTCCGCGTCCTTGGTCAGGACCACGGCGTCGAAGGGCGCGCGGATCTCCGTGTAGTCCACGTTCACCTTGGCCTCGAGCTCGGCCTTGCGCGCGCTCTGCAGCTGCGCCTTTGCCGTGCGCACGGCGGCCTCGTCGGCGTCGAAGCTCGACTTGGCCGCGTCCACGTCCGACTGCGCCACGTAGCCGCCGGGCAGGAGCTTCTCCATGCGCAGGTAGGCGCGCCGGGTGTTGTAGAGCCGGGCCTCGGCCTCGTCGATCAGGAACTGGGCCGCGCGCACGTCCGCCCTGGCCCGCTCGAGCGCGCTCTGTACGTCCGCGCCCTCCAGCCGGGCGATGATCTGCCCGGCCTTCACCCGGTCGCCTTCCTCCACATAGAGCTCCACCAACCGGCTCGTGATCTTGGAGCCCACGGCGGCCTTGCGCTGGGCCACCACGTAGCCCGAGGCGTTCAGCAGGGTGAAGGACTGCGAGGGGTAGTAGGGCGCGGCCACGGCCACGCGCACGGAGGCGCTCGGGGTGAAGACCCCGGCCAGCCAGAGCCCGGCCAGAAGCGCGGCCAGCACCCCGATGATGACGGCGCGCCGCTTCCAGCGGCCGGAACGGCGGATGGTGGCCTTGGACTTGTCTATGCGCAGCGCGGAGAGGTCCCGCGCGCTGGTGTCGCCTGTCTGCTGCATGTGCTTCCTCGAAAGCCGGTGCTGCGCCCCGTGCGGCGGATCCCGGCCGCGCTGTCGTTTCCGGGCAGGGGCGTGAACGGTGCCATGGGAATTCGCGCGGACACGGAGTCCTCCATTACATAAACGCGGGAAGGATGGAAATGCCGGGGATTGCGAAAGTTTGTGCACGGCACGCGGACGTTTTCCTCGTCGGCGAAGCCTCGGATGAACGCGGTTCGTTCAACAAAAGGGGCGACGGAGAGGCGATTCGGTGCTATGGTCCCGGTAAATCCCCGCCCCCCGGCAGCTCCGGGAGGCAGCCCGCGAGGACGCCAGCGCATGAACCAATCCGCCCTGTTCAGCAGGAACGCCCAGATCCTGAAGCTGCTCTCCATCCTGACCATCGCCTTCGGCCACTTCTACCTGAGCTCCGGCCTGCACTACAAAGTCATGGACTACTGGTGGTGCCTGAGCGCCATCGGGCTCATCGTCTTCGCCTGCACCTCGGGCTACTTCACGGCCCTGCGTTACGGCCCGGGCTTCGACATCGGCCGCTTCTGGCGGCGCAAGCTCGTGCGCCTGGGCTACGCCTACACCACCCTGAACGTCTTCCTCGCCGCGCTCTTCCTGGCCGAGGGCAGGCACGACGTCTTCTCCTTCCACTCGTTCCTCAGCTGGATAGGCATGAAGGGCTTCCTCACCTGGTTCGGCATCCACAACCAGAGCCCCTTCGGCGCGGGGCTGTGGTTCCTCACCCTGCTGCTCCTCTTCTACCTCGCCTATCCGCTGCTCGAGCGGGTGAACCGCAACCCCGTCCCGTCCTGGCTGTTCACGGCCTCGGCCACGGCGCTGTGCCTCTGGCTGGTGGACGCCGTGCCCATGACGCACACCCTGTGGATCACCCTGGCGGGCTTCCTGCTCGGCGTCTTCCTGGCCAAGCGGGAGATCGCGCTCTCCAGGGGTGTCTGCCTCGGCGGGCTGGCCCTCCTCGGCGGCGGCATGCTGGCCCTGAACCTCGTCCTGCACGTCACGGCCGCCAACTCGGCCCTGCTCCTGGTCCTCGGCGTCCTGGCCGTGGAGGCCTGCCGCCACGTCCGCCTGCCCGAGGCCGTGGCCTCCCTGCTCCTGCCCGTCTCCTCCTATATCCTGGAGATCTACATCCTGCACGCCTACCTCTTCGTGCACCCCCTGCCGCCCAGGAACTTCCCCCTCCTGGCGCTCGACTTCCTGTCCAGCCTGACCCTCATCCTGAGCCTGGCCATGCTCCTGTCCAAGCTCGCCCAGGCCGTGCAGCGCGCCGTGGAAAGCCGCCGCACCGTGCCCGAATCGGCGTAGGGGAGAGGAGCGGCGCGTTTGTGATCGCGGAAATGCGTGTCGGTGGAGGACGGAAAAAATTCGATGCGGTCAAAAGATAAGGGCGATAGCCGAAGCGCACCGTGTGAGCCTAAAAGGTGGCTTGCTCAATTGCTGGAGCAACAATGTCCTTCCACTGTTTCATCAGTGGAATACAAGTAAGGTGATAGATCAGCCAGCATGCGTAGATTGTGGATGGGTGATAACAGGTATCCGTCGACACCTTGCCATGTGCCATCTCGTGCCTGAGAGCTGGTCCAGCTCGGTGATTGAACAACAAATCGAGTTCGTTGATGAGGTCCTCACCGAATATTTTCACCAGTCCCGCGTGGAAATTTTTGAGCAATTCCGAGAGAGAACAATCTTCCTGCAATAGGTCCGACTTGATTTTCGATGAGTCATGATTGGCGATCGATAAGACATGCCGAAGTGAGTTCTCAAGCTGGGGGATAAGCAGATGGGCGGCTGAGGCGTAGTCGCCCTGCCAGAAGCGCGTGAATCCAAGTGCGAACAGGTGGTTGTGCCCTGGTGGAACGAAAGGACTCATGCGTACGATCGGTTCAAAGTATCTGTCCTCCAATGGAAACCTGAGCATGGTAGTAAATCGTGCAGGTTCAATGAACCCAACCACGACCTGATGATACCAAAGATCAAGAAACCGAAGCGACTGCCCCTTGAACCAGTCGGCGCTGGGCTCGCCATCAAGTGGCATCGCTGGTGTTTCGGCGACAGCTTTGCCCTCGTGGTCGGCGTAGCTGGCGCCCATCAGCGAGCCGAGCACACTGTGCTCACGGTTTTCCAACGCTTGTCTTCGGAGTTCGTCGATCTTTGGAGGGCACGGCCGTAGGGCGAACTGGAGCAAGATGTCAGGGAGCGAGAGTCGTTCAAACAATTCGACTGTTTCTTGACGCTCCTGCGTAAGATCAATCGGGATGCTGAAGTGCCCAAACTCATCGAGTGAGGCATCTTGAAGCTCACGAAGTTCAGCCCTTAGCTCGTTAATGCGACTTTTGAACCCGCCCGCCTGCCGCAATTTACCGATTGCCTGTCGCGTCCAATGCACCTTCGCTGACGCTGAGTCGACCTGTCCGCGCATCCGCAGGATTTCGTCCACGGAGCAACTCTGGCAGCGTCGCTTGGCGTCATTATCACCAAGCTTCGTGTAGCCATGGGCGGCCAAATCCCACGTATCATGCAGAGGCATCGGGTAATCGCCGCCAACACGTTGGCTCGCTATCTTTTCCGCATCGGGAGCGACCTTGGACCAAACAATCAGACCATGTCTTGTCCCAAGTTCGGCGAGCCTGATAAAAGCCGCGTAGTGCCCCGTTTCAACTGCACGGTTGTAGATGAGATCAAATACTTCCCGTAGCACATTCGGCATTTCACCTCGCTTGCGGGACAACACGGCGAGTTGCAGTGCTCGATGAATCCAGTCAACAAGATCAAAGATACTGTTGGGGACGTCATCGAACTGACAAGCGAAATCACTATCAAGGCAGCGCCTTACGAGTTCGCAATATGCTTCAATTGCCAGCACTGCAGCGTTGCATTTCGTCCGATCATTGTACCAAACGATGTCCGCAACTCGTGCCCGAAGCGCGGGATGCTCGATGTTCTTAACTATGTTATTCAGGATCGTAGTTTGCTCTCCGCGAAAATCACTTGGTATGTGAGTGCGGTGAGATGAGTCTTGCCATTTCGGTACCCAGATATCACCTGGATTTTCGATCTGCATATGGATGCTGCAAAGGGCTGATAGCAGCATGTAGCCGCGCTTTGCAGCCATATCGTTATGGGATTCAGCTTCCGTTGCAGCTCGTTCAAAAGCTTGCTCAAGAGCACAAGTGTCAGCGTGCTCGACACCTTCGAGGGCGGCTGCGATGCTGAGCGTTGCTAAATCCTCAGCAGACGCGAGAACGATGGGTAAAAGGGGTGAGTCTTGGCTATCCTGGGCAACCATGGCGCGACTCCAGGTTTGCAGGAAGTTGGCGCGCCAGCCAGGATTCGAACCCGGGACCGTCGGCTTAGCGTACCACCACGGATTTGTCCGCCGCGCTGATGCGCGTTCGTGGTCTGGACTATCCCTTCGCCGTATCCCGTCCGTTCCCCGCATGGCGCGAGGGGAGGGGACGTAGGCGCCGACCGTCTAGTCTCTACACCTTCCCGGGGCTTCCGGGCTTGGCTCGGGATCACCATTCGCCCCGTCGCGCTGCGGAGGGGCGGGGCAGGCTTCCCCGAATTTGGCCGGTTCTACTCCCGGGGTTTCCCCCGGGGCACTCCTTTTCTGAAGGCCGATGCTCTATCCACCTGAGCTACTGGCGCGTGAGGCTCCCCTTAATAAAAAACGCCGCGCTTTGGAATGGATTTTCTCCCGTCCTCCCGGGCGGAGTCTTCCGGCCGCCGCTCCCGCTTCCGTCCCTGCCCGGCTTTCCTCGCCCCCTGCCGTTCTCCCGCCGATCCTCCGCGATCCTTCCCCCAGATCACGCTGTCGCTACGGCAGGGCCGCGCAGTCGCCGCATCCCGGGCGCCTCGCGGGCATATTCCGGCAGGATGGAAATTTTTCGCGGCAATCTGAAAAAAATGCTTGACGAGAATGATTCCAAGTTTAGAATGAATCAAAATTGAGAACGCAAATGGACACCACGACCCGCACCACCTCCACCCGGCCGGAAAGCGCCCCGCGCGCCGAGCGCATGCTCGGGCAGCTGAGGGACAAGGGGCTTCGCATCACGCCCCAGCGCGAAGCCATCGTCCGGCTGCTGGCCGAGGACTTCAGCCACCCGAGCGCCGACGCGGTCTTCCGCCGCGCCGTGACGCTGCACCCGTGGATGAGCCGGGCCACCGTCTACAACACCCTCAATTCGCTCATCGAGGCGGGCGTCATCCAGGACATCGACCTGGACACCGAGCGCCGCTTCGACGGCACGGGCGAGTGCCCCCACGGCCACACGGTCTGCCGGGGCTGCGGCAAGGTCGAGGACGTCGACCTGCCCCGG
The window above is part of the Desulfovibrio sp. X2 genome. Proteins encoded here:
- a CDS encoding efflux RND transporter periplasmic adaptor subunit, producing MQQTGDTSARDLSALRIDKSKATIRRSGRWKRRAVIIGVLAALLAGLWLAGVFTPSASVRVAVAAPYYPSQSFTLLNASGYVVAQRKAAVGSKITSRLVELYVEEGDRVKAGQIIARLEGADVQSALERARADVRAAQFLIDEAEARLYNTRRAYLRMEKLLPGGYVAQSDVDAAKSSFDADEAAVRTAKAQLQSARKAELEAKVNVDYTEIRAPFDAVVLTKDADVGDIVTPLGAAANAKASVVTIADMSSLQVEADVSESNISQVRTGQPCVVQLDALPGERFDGHVHMIVPTADRSKASVMVKVAFDHLDPRILPEMSAKAAFLAHPIPPDEAKAVLAVPTSALLPHKEGAPADTASLFLAEQGKARLTSVTTGRAFGDLTEIVSGLTNGQRVIVAPPEGLSDGAKIKVSE
- a CDS encoding acyltransferase family protein codes for the protein MNQSALFSRNAQILKLLSILTIAFGHFYLSSGLHYKVMDYWWCLSAIGLIVFACTSGYFTALRYGPGFDIGRFWRRKLVRLGYAYTTLNVFLAALFLAEGRHDVFSFHSFLSWIGMKGFLTWFGIHNQSPFGAGLWFLTLLLLFYLAYPLLERVNRNPVPSWLFTASATALCLWLVDAVPMTHTLWITLAGFLLGVFLAKREIALSRGVCLGGLALLGGGMLALNLVLHVTAANSALLLVLGVLAVEACRHVRLPEAVASLLLPVSSYILEIYILHAYLFVHPLPPRNFPLLALDFLSSLTLILSLAMLLSKLAQAVQRAVESRRTVPESA
- a CDS encoding DUF4209 domain-containing protein, yielding MVAQDSQDSPLLPIVLASAEDLATLSIAAALEGVEHADTCALEQAFERAATEAESHNDMAAKRGYMLLSALCSIHMQIENPGDIWVPKWQDSSHRTHIPSDFRGEQTTILNNIVKNIEHPALRARVADIVWYNDRTKCNAAVLAIEAYCELVRRCLDSDFACQFDDVPNSIFDLVDWIHRALQLAVLSRKRGEMPNVLREVFDLIYNRAVETGHYAAFIRLAELGTRHGLIVWSKVAPDAEKIASQRVGGDYPMPLHDTWDLAAHGYTKLGDNDAKRRCQSCSVDEILRMRGQVDSASAKVHWTRQAIGKLRQAGGFKSRINELRAELRELQDASLDEFGHFSIPIDLTQERQETVELFERLSLPDILLQFALRPCPPKIDELRRQALENREHSVLGSLMGASYADHEGKAVAETPAMPLDGEPSADWFKGQSLRFLDLWYHQVVVGFIEPARFTTMLRFPLEDRYFEPIVRMSPFVPPGHNHLFALGFTRFWQGDYASAAHLLIPQLENSLRHVLSIANHDSSKIKSDLLQEDCSLSELLKNFHAGLVKIFGEDLINELDLLFNHRAGPALRHEMAHGKVSTDTCYHPSTIYACWLIYHLTCIPLMKQWKDIVAPAIEQATF
- a CDS encoding Fur family transcriptional regulator gives rise to the protein MDTTTRTTSTRPESAPRAERMLGQLRDKGLRITPQREAIVRLLAEDFSHPSADAVFRRAVTLHPWMSRATVYNTLNSLIEAGVIQDIDLDTERRFDGTGECPHGHTVCRGCGKVEDVDLPRDFDLAAKALARAGFSTERLQVKLIGLCRECAAKAE